The stretch of DNA attattccttgacaatcccaccaaacacacagcagaaccttcctggccgttaatgagggcttggccaccgtctgagccgcttcagcgggcttcgaccacgaccgtttgcgcttcacgttgtcgtaagtggcccacttttcatcgccagtcaccatccgcttcagaaacgggtcgattttgttgcgattcagcagcgattcacatgcgtcgatacggtcaaagatgtttttttgcgtcaacgtgtgtggcacccatacatcgagcttctttgtgaatccaagcttcttcaaatggttaataacggtttgatgacttatccccagctcttggccgatgctacggctgctatgctatgccggtctttctcggctaattcagcgattttgtcgcaattttcgacgacaggccttccggagcgtggcgcatcttcgacgacctctacaccagaacgaaaacgtagaaaccatcgttgtgcggtggaaatggaaactgtatcgggtccataaactgcacaaattttattggcagcttgagatgcatttttgcctttgtcatagtagtactgtaaaatatgtcggattttctctttattttgctccatatttgcgacactataactcacgaacgacttaaccaaacaaaacactgtcaaggactatattatagcgcgcaaaaatacctttccaacaagctatagtattaCTCGATACAATGAGTATCTACTATCTCAATTCGCTCATTATATCCCGATTATGTTCGAGGGTCGTGTAATCAATGCTCTGACACGAAGCTGCAGGGCGTCTGAATGCAGAATATTACACCAGTTGGAAAATTATAATCAATGCGGCGAAGGCTCAGACTATTCTTTTCCCGCATTCGAGATCTCCTAGATTAGCTGCGGCTGACAAGGTAAATTTTCGATTCGGCGACTCATCTACTGAATGGTCCAACGAAGTCACATATTTAGAACTCACATTGTGATAATTCATCGGATAAATGGATTTAGTGTAATTATTCATAACAAGTGGTTGTTGCTCTACTGCATGGAGTGACTTTATTCACATTGCTCAAAATGagatacagtaaacattcactaactgggcgaaaagggaggaccagttatcgacattcgcgttttaactggtccggcatgttaaacgtcaaataaaatttgGGGGGAACTTCAattaattgtttgattcgcgttgatcatgaaattggataaacaaaacaaaccaaTGGAATTtggcattgagtgcgacaacaggtatgaaatataatttgaggaaataATTTTTCTGCAATCAATATTTTTGTCattcgaaaataatgtcaattttcataacatttcgaatgcccctcacagcatatcttccatttgaatatggcggcgattgtttacgaaattctgctttttaactggtccaaggaccagttaacgttcgcctagttaaaaagcagaccagttaaaccaggaccagttagcgaacgattactgtatctAAGATTGCTCAAAGAATATTGTAATTCAAAGTTACGTCCAattcctacaaaaaaaaaagtcacaggagggttgtgtccgagacacgaccgcatagttgacgtaggattccgttaggctatctgttgatttcaaatatatttgaagaattacatcgttaaactctttgataatgattgggttttaatgtctctgttagggaacacattgtggtaggaacaaaagtttcccctactAGTGattcccgataatcgttcgattaatcgattaatcgaatacttcctacagaaatcgattattaatcgaacgaatactgcgcaaccaataatctaaacgaacgaataattttcgtcgattaatcgatccaatgagaaatattagtctaactaattattcctctcagtgtgacgattaatcgattaatcgattatttggggcgaccaatcgtatcgaatatcaaactgctgaaaagtattcgattagctgatgaacgattaatttcataaATCGGAGATCActaccccctactttcatgtattttcaatgtcgatttcccccaggcagcttggttttgatgtctctgttagggacccgccgcatgtgtcgtcaatttcgaccaatcagaagtgggtattcccgttaggataggggctgagatttttcaattgttcgatagttagtttcatgacatatattattttcctcaaaacaaaaaattgttatggagtgccgaaatctattgacgtaaaaatttcatcaatccatcaagaaatgactgagcaatgagcgtttgaaattggacaattttcacgatgtgctcgattatcgattttcaatttgtaccccaatatgttcccgaaagacgtaatcctacgtcaaaacaaagttTCTAAAATTGTGCCCATTGTTTTATTACATACAAAGTAAAATCAATATTCCACACCGCACACAatacagaagaaaaaaatgttatcgTCTTGCGTTGATAGTATCAGTCCACCGTTTCAGAAATAGTTTTAGCAAGTTTTCTCCTCGAGCCAGATTCTACGGTCCATGCTTTACCGCCTCGCAGTGTGCTGGCCGTGCGATGATCGTGCACGGCCAGTGCTTTTTTCGAGTTCTGCACGAATTCCATCAGTCCTCGCGACATGTAATAGGGCCTACCGATGCCATCATTTGTCTCGCAGTCCTCACAGAAGCACAGAAAAATTGTATCGACCGTCATCTGAGGGAATAGAAAAATTTTCGTTAGCGAAAGGAGAGATTGTTCAAGCACGGGTATGAAAAATCGTCACACCTCGTAGACAGTCATGAAGCAATGCGCCACGAGGTAAGCAAATATCCCCACGAGGATGATAGGGACGTATGGGTGGTGTAATCCGGTTTTCTTTTGAACTATCTCCATTCCAATCAGGCACGTGGCCACCACTACAAACACTTTGGCTAGGATCAGTACGAAGTCTCCCACTGAGTTGATCGCGAAGACTCGAAGCGCGTTGTTTGTAAGCAGgcggaaagcattttttccggCCTTACAGAATGGATCCCCATGCATGGCGGTTATGATATAAGCATTCCGGGTAATGTACTGTAGAAATCTCTCGAAACATTTCAAGCAACATTGACAGCATTCGAAAATGCAGCTCGTCACTTTGTTCCGGCGATCACGAATGGAATActgcaaaataaaaacaaatgatcggCAACTCATAACATCCGTAGAACATCTTACCATCAGAAGTTTCAACGACGctcgtaaaaactgtacaagtgCTATGATGAAAGACCCGAACGCAACGGTGCCCATATGGTAGCGTAGCAAATTGCCGAAGCTTTTTGCAATGGGATTTTTCAGGCGTGATTTATTGCGAGTGAAAAACCAACAAGCCACCGCACCCGCGATAACCATGTGCTGGCAGCCGATTATAAACTGACAAAACCAGAAAAATGCCAGTAAATTGTACCAGCGGGTGAAAAGCATTGTGGAGTCTTTCACGTATTTTGCACTGTGATTGTTTTCGACCTTCAGCATTCCGGAACTCTCGATCCACATGGTGAAGTAGATATATAGCGTGATTACCACCGCAATTGATATGAATGTCTGCGCGAACAAAATAGTTTGAGTGATCTGTGCAATATAAGAGATTGTAAATTGTCACCAGTATAGGCTCCAACAGTAGAAAAGGCATATTGGAGATGGCCTTCCCCGCTTCCCGAAATAGCTGCACCACAAGTTTGATTCTTTTCCGCATTACCAAAATTACTAAGTACACCAGCAGTGTGGCAACCGTGGCCGCAATGGCGTAGTACAGGTAATTGTTGACTCTCATTCTAGCCCCTGCACCCATCGACTCGGGTATATTTTCAGTTTCATGATTCCACTTGATCCACAACCAGACCGTGCCCACGGTGCAGACAACTACGACCGCCAGCAGCACGAGCCACACTATCAATCCGGGTATGAAC from Toxorhynchites rutilus septentrionalis strain SRP chromosome 3, ASM2978413v1, whole genome shotgun sequence encodes:
- the LOC129772846 gene encoding choline transporter-like protein 1 translates to MPWCCLGNRSDRVSPGESVEQSTLSSPNRDDSQAFVNNRQCTDILFIAIKATFILILLVLIIYCMAFGDIYRIINGYDDCANVCGRDNKPDKDLSCKGSDRTDQKYLLVESSGVSSDLHRQCVSRCEDIEGYKPLLNRCVRRENPAEDVITRTGLRNYFQEVSEDLEACYMEMLWLCVIAFVFSLLTLVLLRFIPGLIVWLVLLAVVVVCTVGTVWLWIKWNHETENIPESMGAGARMRVNNYLYYAIAATVATLLVYLVILVMRKRIKLVVQLFREAGKAISNMPFLLLEPILTFISIAVVITLYIYFTMWIESSGMLKVENNHSAKYVKDSTMLFTRWYNLLAFFWFCQFIIGCQHMVIAGAVACWFFTRNKSRLKNPIAKSFGNLLRYHMGTVAFGSFIIALVQFLRASLKLLMYSIRDRRNKVTSCIFECCQCCLKCFERFLQYITRNAYIITAMHGDPFCKAGKNAFRLLTNNALRVFAINSVGDFVLILAKVFVVVATCLIGMEIVQKKTGLHHPYVPIILVGIFAYLVAHCFMTVYEMTVDTIFLCFCEDCETNDGIGRPYYMSRGLMEFVQNSKKALAVHDHRTASTLRGGKAWTVESGSRRKLAKTISETVD